A genomic segment from Cuculus canorus isolate bCucCan1 chromosome 18, bCucCan1.pri, whole genome shotgun sequence encodes:
- the SOCS3 gene encoding suppressor of cytokine signaling 3, translating into MVTHSKFPAAGMSRPLDTSLRLKTFSSKSEYQLVVNTVRKLQESGFYWSTVTGGEANLLLSTEPAGTFLIRDSSDQRHFFTLSVKTELGTKNLRIQCEGGSFSLQSDPRSSQPVPRFDCVLKLVHHYMPPAPCAVPEQSGGTIHSKRTYYIYSGGEKIPLVLSRPLSSSVSTLQHLCRKTVNGHLDSYEKMTQLPAPIKEFLDQYDAPL; encoded by the coding sequence ATGGTCACCCACAGCAAGTTCCCCGCTGCCGGGATGAGCCGCCCCCTCGACACCAGCCTGCGCCTCAAGACGTTCAGCTCCAAGAGCGAGTACCAGCTGGTGGTGAACACTGTGCGCAAGCTGCAGGAGAGTGGCTTCTACTGGAGCACGGTGACAGGTGGCGAGGCCAACTTGCTGCTCAGCACCGAGCCGGCTGGCACCTTTCTCATCAGGGACAGCTCGGACCAGCGGCACTTCTTCACCCTCAGCGTAAAGACGGAGCTGGGCACCAAGAACCTGCGCATCCAATGCGAGGGTGGCAGCTTCTCCTTGCAGAGCGACCCCCGCAGCAGCCAGCCCGTGCCTCGCTTTGACTGCGTGCTCAAGCTGGTACATCACTACATGCCGCCTGCTCCCTGTGCCGTCCCCGAGCAGTCAGGGGGGACCATACACTCTAAGCGCACCTACTACATTTACTCGGGCGGCGAGAAGATCCCCCTGGTGCTGAGCCGCCCGCTCTCCTCCAGTGTCTCCACCCTGCAACACCTCTGCCGCAAGACTGTCAACGGGCACCTGGACTCCTATGAGAAGATGACTCAGCTGCCAGCTCCCATCAAGGAGTTCCTGGACCAGTACGATGCCCCCCTCTAA